The following coding sequences are from one Verrucosispora sp. WMMD573 window:
- a CDS encoding serine hydrolase domain-containing protein: protein MTSAAGRTSAADRLDRMVRQVQAQARVPAISAAVHRADRPLWTCAAGGTGNAAALDDQTRFRIGSVTKTFTAVLVMQCRDDGLLDLDDPLRRHLDLPAHGELTVRRLLSHTAGLQREPYGDVWDTLRAPDADQLITELARAERVLPTGRRYHYSNLGMALLGHLVGQVRGGTWAETLTERVLTPLGLTATTTVPGPRAATGYLVDAYSDEAHPEPPTDFGAVSPAAQLWSTATDMARWAAFLADPAALDAAGRVLAPATLDEMRWPVTVTDEAVWAGGFGLGLILVPRGERVVHVGHDGAMPGFLAGAYGRRGGEGTPGAFGAAVLGSSGTAVELLELPHRLLAAAVEHDPADIDPWRPGEPAPPDVRGLLGRWWGEGFEYVFSWHEGALRARGAGDPPGKPPAVFAPVPGQPDVFRTASGRENGELLRLTRDSAGAVVRMHWATYRFTRRQETFDGFDFRV, encoded by the coding sequence GTGGACATGCGCCGCCGGCGGCACCGGCAACGCCGCCGCCCTGGACGACCAGACCCGGTTCCGGATCGGCTCGGTCACCAAGACGTTCACCGCCGTGCTGGTCATGCAGTGCCGCGACGACGGGCTGCTCGACCTCGACGACCCGCTGCGCCGGCACCTCGACCTGCCGGCGCACGGCGAGCTGACCGTACGCCGGCTGCTGTCGCACACCGCCGGCCTGCAACGGGAACCGTACGGCGACGTCTGGGACACGCTGCGGGCGCCGGACGCCGACCAGCTGATCACCGAGCTGGCCCGGGCCGAGCGGGTGCTGCCGACCGGCCGCCGCTACCACTACTCCAACCTCGGCATGGCACTGCTCGGCCACCTGGTCGGGCAGGTACGCGGCGGCACCTGGGCGGAGACGCTGACCGAGCGGGTGCTGACCCCGCTCGGACTGACCGCCACCACCACCGTCCCGGGCCCGCGCGCCGCGACCGGGTACCTGGTCGACGCGTACTCCGACGAGGCGCATCCGGAGCCGCCCACCGACTTTGGCGCGGTGAGCCCTGCCGCGCAACTGTGGAGCACGGCCACCGACATGGCCCGGTGGGCCGCCTTCCTGGCCGACCCGGCGGCGTTGGACGCGGCGGGTCGGGTGCTCGCCCCGGCCACGCTTGACGAGATGCGCTGGCCGGTGACGGTCACCGACGAGGCGGTGTGGGCCGGCGGGTTCGGTCTCGGCCTGATTCTGGTGCCCCGAGGGGAGCGGGTGGTGCACGTCGGGCACGACGGGGCGATGCCCGGCTTCCTCGCCGGGGCGTACGGCCGCCGGGGCGGCGAGGGCACCCCGGGGGCGTTCGGCGCCGCCGTGCTGGGCTCCTCCGGCACCGCCGTCGAGCTGCTGGAACTGCCGCACCGGCTGCTCGCCGCCGCAGTCGAGCACGATCCGGCCGACATCGACCCGTGGCGTCCCGGTGAGCCGGCGCCGCCGGACGTGCGCGGGCTGCTCGGCCGCTGGTGGGGCGAGGGCTTCGAGTACGTCTTCTCGTGGCACGAGGGGGCCCTGCGGGCCCGTGGCGCCGGTGACCCGCCGGGAAAGCCGCCGGCGGTGTTCGCCCCGGTGCCGGGCCAGCCGGACGTGTTCCGTACCGCCTCCGGCCGGGAGAACGGCGAGCTGCTCCGGTTGACCCGTGACTCCGCCGGCGCGGTGGTCCGGATGCACTGGGCGACCTACCGGTTCACCCGCCGCCAGGAGACCTTCGACGGTTTCGACTTCCGCGTCTGA
- the ybeY gene encoding rRNA maturation RNase YbeY, translating to MSIEIANESGAEVDTDAVLAVARHALDEMGVNPLAELSVLLVDIDYMTELNHRWMGGDGPTDVLAFPMDEGSVDHGPGETAAAGGEPALLGDIVLCPEVAAKQAATAGHRTADELHLLTVHGVLHLLGYDHAEPEEEREMFGLQARLLASWRSARSR from the coding sequence TTGTCCATCGAGATCGCCAACGAGTCCGGTGCCGAGGTCGACACCGACGCCGTGCTCGCCGTCGCCCGGCATGCGCTCGACGAGATGGGAGTCAACCCGCTCGCCGAGCTTTCCGTGCTGCTTGTCGACATCGACTACATGACCGAGCTGAACCATCGCTGGATGGGCGGCGACGGTCCGACCGACGTGCTGGCCTTTCCCATGGACGAGGGCAGCGTCGACCACGGGCCGGGTGAGACCGCCGCCGCCGGTGGTGAGCCCGCACTGCTCGGCGACATCGTGCTCTGTCCGGAGGTGGCGGCGAAGCAGGCCGCCACCGCCGGGCATCGCACCGCCGACGAGCTGCATCTGCTCACCGTGCACGGTGTCCTGCACCTGCTCGGCTACGACCATGCGGAGCCGGAGGAGGAGCGGGAGATGTTCGGTCTCCAGGCCCGGTTGCTGGCGAGCTGGCGGTCGGCCCGCTCCCGGTGA